Proteins from a single region of Solanum stenotomum isolate F172 unplaced genomic scaffold, ASM1918654v1 scaffold21326, whole genome shotgun sequence:
- the LOC125850975 gene encoding U3 small nucleolar RNA-associated protein 21 homolog has translation MCFSEDGKWLWDVNLARQIDAIQVDLSITALSLSPNMDILATSHVDQNGVYLWKPEKAPFFLPSIPSLSGEILFKPSEGTNEESDAQNTRLEESSKKTDLPVSKFLQILKSCADKENFAPFTNHIKSLSPSILDMELRMLQIIDDDDEQEPEKRQELHFIELLLDYFIHEISCRSNFEYVQALIRLFLKIHGETVRRQSKLQEKARKLLEVQSAVWQKIDKLFQNTRCMITFLSNSQL, from the exons ATGTGCTTTAGTGAGGATGGGAAATGGCTTTGGGATGTAAATTTAGCTAGACAGATAGATGCAATACAAGTTGATCTGTCTATCACTGCATTATCTTTATCGCCTAATATGGATATCTTGGCCACATCACATGTTGATCAAAATGGTGTCTATCTGTGG AAACCTGAAAAGGCACCTTTTTTCTTGCCTTCAATTCCATCTCTGTCCGGTGAGATATTATTTAAACCAAGTGAAGGTACTAATGAGGAGAGTGATGCACAAAATACCAGATTGGAAGAGAGCAGTAAGAAAACGGATCTTCCAGTATCCAAATTCTTGCAAATTCTCAAGTCATGTGCGGATAAAGAGAATT TTGCACCATTCACTAATCATATCAAAAGCTTGTCTCCTTCAATATTGGATATGGAGCTGCGAATGCTTCAGATAATAGATGACGATGACGAGCAGGAGCCTGAGAAGAGACAAGAATTGCATTTTATTGAACTGCTACTTGATTACTTTATACACGAGATTTCATGCAGAAGCAATTTCGAATATGTACAGGCTCTGATTAGATTGTTTTTGAAG ATTCATGGTGAAACAGTCCGACGTCAGTCAAAACTGCAGGAGAAGGCAAGAAAGCTTTTAGAAGTTCAATCTGCAGTTTGgcaaaaaatagataaattgtTCCAAAATACCAGATGCATGATCACGTTTCTTAGCAACTCCCAGCTTTGA